From the genome of Leptotrichia sp. HSP-342:
TCTTCAATATCAATCATAAATTCACTCAAATTAATAAGTTCCATCGAACGAAGGCCGCTAGAATAAAGAAGTTCAATAATTAATCTATCCCGAATTCCAGTAATCTTTTCGGTATTTATAACGTTTCTCAATCTGTTCAAGTCATCTCTATTCAATACATTGGGCAATTCCTTCTCGAATTTTGGAACATTAATATAAGCCGCCTTATTCGTTTCAATCACTTTTATTTCCTGAAGATATTTAAAAAATGTCCTAAGTGCTGAAATCTTTCTATTTATAGTTCTTTTAGACACTGGCTTGACACTAATTTTTGTATTTAATTCTTCCATATCTTCAATATTTTTTATCCTATCAATCTCTAATTCTGTATTATCAATTTCTGTATTTGCAGTATTTTTCTGAGAATTCTTTTTTTTATTATCTTCCTCTTTAGCCAGCTTCTGAGGAGAATTTAAATACGCAATAAAGGATCTGAATGTCATCATTTCAATTTCTTCAAAATTATGAATTTCCTCATATTCATTTAGATACTCCATAAATTGCAGTAAATCTCGACGATAACTTCTAATCGTATTAAAACTCTTTCCAAGAATAACCTCTTCATAATACAAAAATTTGTCCACATACATCACAAGATTTTCATTTCTTATATTGTCCTTGTTTTCAGTTACCTTTTCTTTCTCAACGTCTTTGTCTCTATTACTCATTAAAACTTCTCCATTTATTATAACACAATCATTCACAGCAATACAGATTAATTCTATTTTTTATTTAAAAACTATCTAAAATCGTATTTAAAATCTATAACACTCTATATTATTCAATTATTAGTCCGATAACAAATAACAAAATAATTTTAAACTTATATTTTAATAAATTAATTATTTTTTTAGCTATTTAGACTTTTTTGCTGTAGATTTTCTAGTTGCTACTGCCTTTTTAGCCTTTATAGATGTAGATTTTGCTTTAGCTGTTGTTTTTTTAGTTGCCTTTTTTGTAGTTTTCTTGGCTTTTTCTGCTTTTTCAGTCACTCTTGTGACTTTCCCAGTTTTTATATTTTTTATAGTCTTACATTCTGGGTAGCCTGTACAAGCCAAAAATTTTCCAAATCTTCCAGTTTTTATTTCATACGGTTTTCCGCAAAATTCACAGACTCCTGCTTCTTCTATTATTTTTCTGTCAATTTCCTGCAACCGTTTCATTTCATCGTTTATTTGCAATACTCCATCCAGCTCTATTACAGCGCCTTTTTTATATTTTTGCTTTAATTCAGCTGGCAACGACATTCTCTTTTCATCTTTTTCATAATTTTCACTTTCAAGATATTCTCCAAAACGTCCAACTTTAAGCACATATCTGTTTCCTTCTTCATCAAAATAATCAGTCAAAATTCCCTTTTTATTGTTTTGAAGTTTCTCTACTTCCTCTTTTACAAAAACTTCTCCTTTTTTAAGAGCTTCTGGCGATATTGCAATTCCTTTTAACGAAATTTTTTCATTCTCATTTGTTTCACTAATCAAATATTTTCCATAAAGCCCTGTTTTTAAAATCATTGGATTTCCCTCTGAATCCAGCACATCCGATACAATTCTACGATTTTTTATTTCATCAATTTCCTTCTCAAACTTATCAATATCCTTTTCAAGCGAACCATAAAAAGTTCTCAAAAGCTGTATCCATTCAACTGTCCCTTCTTCAACCTTATCCAGTTCCTTTTCCATATTCGCCGTAAATTTCACATTCATAATGTCCTTAAAGTTCTTGACAAGTTCATCTTTTACTTCGTATCCCAAATATGTTGGATGAAAACGCTTTTCAATAAGTTCAACATATTCCCTTGATTTAAGTGTTTCAACAATTGAAGCATAAGTCGATGGACGTCCAATTCCCTCTGATTCCAGTTTTTTTACAAGCGTTGCTTCTGAAAATCTTGTTGGAGGCTTTGTTATTCCTTCTTCCACATTTAATTTGTCTATTGGATGAACATTGCCTTCCTTTAATTCTGGAAAATCTCCAGTCTTAATTTCATCCTCGTCTTTAAAAATCTTGTAATATCCATCAAAAATTACTTTGTTAATAGTCCCTCGAAAATTGTAATCCCCATTCACAGCGTTAATTTGCATCTGCTCGTACTGCATAGCTGCAAACTGTGAAACTAGAAATCTGTCCCAAATCAATTTATACAATCTGTACTGATCATTAGTCAAATAAGCTTTTATATTGTCTGGAACTAAGTTGATATCAGATGGACGGATTCCTTCGTGGGCATCCTGAACATTTGATTTTGAATTTTTTACAATATATTTTCCAACGTATTTTTCGCCATAATTTTTTGTAATGTAATCTTTTGCCATATTTAGGGCATCAACAGAAATTCTTGTGGAATCTGTTCTCATATATGTTATTAGCCCTTTATTTTCGCCATTAATCGCAAGTCCTTCATAAAGCTGCTGTGCAATTCTCATTGTTTTGCTTGCACCATAGCCAAGATAGGATGAAGCAAGCTGCTGCAGTGTACTTGTCTTAAATACAAGTGGCGGTCTTTGCGATTTTTTCTTAACTTCTATTTTTTCAAGCGTCAATGATTCATTTTTCAAATCTTTTTTCAGTTTTTTTACAACTTTTTCATCAAAGATTTTATCCACTTTTTCATCTGCAATTTTTACTAAATTAAGATTAATATCTTTTTCAATTAATGCACTTACTTCCCAATATTTTTGGGGTACAAACGCATTTATCTCGTCTTCCAAGTCACAAATCAGTTTTAATGCAACCGACTGTACACGTCCAGCACTGGCGTTACGATTAATTATTTTCCATAAAAGCGGACTTATCTTATATCCTACAATTCTATCCAATAGTCTTCTTGCCTGCTGTGCATTTACAAGGTTATCGTTAATATCTCTTGGATTTTTAATCGCATTATTTACAGCCGTCTTCGTTATCTCGTTAAATTCTATCCTTTTTACCTTGTCAGGCTGCTTAATATAATTAGAAATGTGCCAAGCAATCGCTTCCCCTTCCCTATCCTGATCTGATGCCAGGTAAACAGCGTTTGCACTTTTCGCTTTTTCCTTTAATTTTTTTAAAACCTCACCTTTTCCTTTTATAACCTTATATTGAGGTTCAAAATTATTTTCTACATCTATTCCAATTTTCGTTTTTGGTAAATCGATCACGTGTCCGTAAGATGCAACAACTTCATAATTTCTACCAAGTATCTTTTCGATAGTTTTTGCCTTCGACGGTGACTCAACAATAACTAACTTTCTAGCCAACTTTATTTTCTCCTTATTTCTTTATCTATTTATATATTGTATTTATTTATTTTTGAATTATTTTGATTAATGATTATTATTTCTATTTTTCTTCTTTTTACAAAGCAAGGGAAATCAATCGCCATTTCCCTTGCATCCCTGGCTCGTCTAAGCATTTTTTGAAAATAAAATCGAAACTCGCTACGTTAAACTACGCTCAAACAATCGATTTCATTTCCAAAAAATCACGACATTTTCAACTTAAATTATATTATCCTTATGTACTTTGCCCCGTTTGTTTCTGTAATTAATCCTCTAATTTTTAGGCTCATAATTATTGAAAACAATTTATTTTTTTCGATTTTTTCTTTTACGTTTTGTAGTATTTGCTCAAAACTTACTTCTTCCATTATTGTTTCAAATACAATTTGCTCTTCTTCTGTTAATTTTTGTAATTTGCTTTTTTCTTTACGAATATCCCATAGGAATTCTTCAGCAATGTCATCTGCACTTGTTACTAATTTTGCCTTGTTGCTTTTTATTAGATTATTACAACCTTCAAATGAAGGATAGTTAATGAATCCTGGTACAGCAAAAATTTCACGATTCATACTAAATCCTAATTCTGCTGTAATTAATGCACCACCTTTTTTAAAACTTTCGGCTACTAGGACTCCGTCTGACATTCCTGCTATAATTCGGTTTCTTCTAGGAAAAGTCCACCTTGTAGGCTGTGTTCCTAGCGGATATTCGCTTATGATTGTGCCTGTTCCCGATATTCTTTCCCATAGATTACGATTTTCATAGGGATAGACAACATCCAGTCCTGTTCCTACTACTGCGACAACTTCAATTTCCTTATCAAGTGCAGTTTTTAAGGCGATTGTGTCAATTCCGTCTGCCAGTCCGCTAATTAGAGTTACATCATAGTTTACTAGCTCATTTACTATTTTCTCACAGGCAGTTTTTCCAAATTTTGTTGCTCTTCTCGTGCCTACAACTGCAATATTTCGTCTATTGTCCACTGAAATTTTATCTTTATCCATTTTTATTTTGTCGTAATCTTTTAATTTTTTTCCTTTCAAATATAAAAAAACTGGAAAATCTTTTATTTCCTTTAGTTTTTTCGGATATTCCTTATCATTTGCACTTATTATTCTTACTCTGTTTCGTTCGTAAAGTTCCAGTCTTGCCTTCAAATCAATTTTCATTGCTTCTTCCAATTGATTTTTCAGTTCATCATTAAACAATTTAAAATTTTCTTCATAAAATAACTCTTCAAAATCTTGAAAAATTAACATAAGTTTTTTTATATGGGCGTTTTTCATCCCATATTCCTTTAATCTAAGCCATTCCACAATAATCCCCCCTAATTTTTATCTTGAACCGGCTAATATTTCATTTAATACTGCGATTTCTTTTTTTACTTCATCATCAAAATGTTTTGAATTATAGTCCTTCAAATATCCTAACGCTTTTGAAAAATCCCCTTTTGATTTATAGGCAATGCCTATTCCTAATTTTGCTTCCGCCTGATTTTCATCCTGCGATAATATTCTAGTATAGTAATCAATTGACTTGTCATTATCCCCCATTAGTCGTGAACCAATCGCAATTACATACATTACAGGAATATCAGGTGCTTCATCCTTTAATGCCAAATTTACTGCTTTTTCGTAAAGTCCGTCACGAAAGTAAAGCTGTGCCATTCTGAATGTAGCTGATGAACTTTTTTTTGCAAGTGTAGCATTTTCATAATTTGCATAAGAATTGTATTTTGCCTCAGTTGATATGTCTTCGGTCTGTGTTGCGGGCATAGTTCCTGTGTCAACTGTCTTTTTTTCCTCTTTAGGCTTGTCTCTTTCAGTTCCTGGCTCAAGCGCTTTTTTTGTATTGTCATCAGCTTCGGTTGTCGGTGGAACTACTGGCGGCGTTCTTTCTTCTTCAACAGTTGTCGCATCGCCCCCACTATTAGTGACTGTGTTTTCTGCAATATAATAGTTTGCTTTTACTACAGTTGTAAAGAAAAGCAACAGCATTCCCATTGTTATTCGTCTTAATTTCTCCATTTTTCCCTCCTGACTATATAATTTTAATATTATATAATACTAAAATCAAATAAATTTATTTATTCAAAAATTTTAATTTCAGAATTTCAAAGTATTTTTACTTAAATTATACACAAAAGACATACCTCTTATATTGGGCTTTTCTTTGAATATAATTTTAATATTTTGTCAAGCTGAATTTGAGGAATCGAAGATTAAATTAGAATTCCAAATTTTTAGTTGTTCTTGGAAATGGAATTACATCTCTTATATTAGTCATTCCAGTAATGTACATAAGCATTCTGTCAAACCCAAGTCCAAATCCTGAATGTGGCACACTTCCATATTTTCTAAGGTCTAAGTACCACCAGTAATCTTCTTCTTTTAATCCCATTTCATGAATTTTTCCTAAAAGAACGTCATAATCATCTTCTCTTTGGCTTCCACCTACAATTTCTCCAATTCCTGGTGCCAATAAATCAACTGCTCTTACAGTTTTCCCATCTTCATTTAACTTCATATAAAATGCTTTTATATCTTTTGGATAATCAGTTACAAATACAGGTTTTTTAAAGTGTTTCTCTGCCAAGTATCTTTCATGCTCAGTCTGCAGATCAATTCCCCATTCCACTTCATACTCAAATTTCTGTTTTGAATTTTTCAAAATTTCAATCGCTTCTGTATAAGTAATTCTCCCAAATTCATTGTTTACTAAAGTATCAAGCCTGTTAAACAAGTCCTTGTCTACAAATTGGTTGAAGAATTCCATTTCTTCCTTAGCGTTTTCCCTTACATAATTTACAATATATTTTATCATTTCCTCAATAACATCCATATTTACATCCAAATCTGCAAATGCAATTTCAGGCTCCATCATCCAAAATTCTGCAGCATGTTTTGGAGTATTAGATTTCTCAGCTCTAAATGTAGGTCCGAAAGTATATGTATTTTTAAACGCTGTTGCAAATGTTTCAACATTTAACTGTCCACTTACTGTAAGATTTGCTTCTTTTCCAAAGAAATCCTGCTTAAAGTCAATACTTCCATTTTCAGTTTTTGGAACATTGTTTATATCAAGTGTCGTAAGTCTAAACATTTCTCCAGCACCTTCAGCATCACTTCCAGTAATTATAGGCGTTTGAACGTAAACGAAGTTTTTTTCCTGAAAAAATTTATGAATTGCATAAGATAAAATTGAACGCACTCTGAATGTTGCAAAAAAAGCATTAGTTCTAGGACGCAAATGTGCAATTGTTCTCAAAAATTCAAAACTATGTCTTTTGTTTTGCAACGGATAATTTGAATCAGCCTTTTGGTAAACAGAAATTTTTGTTGCTTTGATTTCGTAAGCTTGTCCCTTTCCTAATGATTCAACTACAATTCCTGTAACTTTAACAGAAGTAGAAATTGTAAGTTTAGAAATTTCCTCAAAATTTTCCAATTCTTCATCAAATACAACTTGTATTCCAGTAAAGAAAGTTCCGTCATTCAGTTCGATAAATCCAAAGTTCTTTTGGCTTCTAATTTTTTTTACCCATCCATTAATTTCAATTTCTTTACCTAGATACTCCTTCGTATTTTTTTGAAGTTCTCTTAATTCTAATAACATATGTTGTTGTTCTCCTTTTCCTAAAAATTATTTTTATTCTATTTTTTATTTATATCCATATTTTCACATTATAGCACAATTTCTTATATATTTTAATAACAAATTTGAAATATCTTTCTATTTTTTATATACACATACATTTTTTTATGATAAAATAATAAAATGTAATTTTAAAATAGGAGATGAGAAAATGACAAAAAATAAATACAAAAATTCTTACAATTTATTGCAAAATGATTTGAAAAATAAAATATTATTGCTGGATGGAGCAATGGGAACGATGATTCAGCAGGAAAATCTAACTGCTGATGATTTTGGTGGAGAAAAATATGAAGGGTGTAACGATTATCTTGTATTACAAAAACCTGATGTTATTAAAAATATTCATAAAAAATATTTGGAAGCTGGAAGTGATATTATTGAAACAAACAGTTTTGGGGCTTTGGATATTGTCTTGAAGGATTATGACTTGGAAGATAAAGCTTTTGAGATGAATAAAGCTGCAGCGGAACTTGTAAATGAAGCTATTGCTGAATATAGAAGCGAGCATCCTGAAGTTACGAGAAATCTTTATGTTGCAGGGGCATTAGGGCCTTCTAACAAATCTATCAGCGTTACTGGAGGTGTTACTTTCGAGGAACTTATCCATAGTTATTATACAGCTGTCTCAGGGCTTCTTGCTGGTGGTGTGGATTTGATTCTATTTGAAACAATTCAGGATACAAGAAACTTGAAGGCAGCTTATTTAGGGCTTAAAAAGGCAATGGAAGAAAATTATACTGTACCATTGATGCTATCGTTTACAATCGAAAGTACAGGGACTACACTTGCTGGACAGTCAGCAGACGCTTTTTATTACGCTGTAAATCATATGAATCCATTTTCTGTGGGACTGAACTGTGCAACAGGGCCTGAATTTATGACACAATTTTTAAAGACATTAAATAATATTTCAAATACATATATTTCAGTTTACCCAAATGCCGGACTGCCTAACGAAGATGGAGAATACGAGGAAACTCCAGACACATTGTCGGCAAAAATTGAGCCGTTCTTCCAAAATAATTATTTAAATATTGTTGGAGGGTGCTGTGGAACTACGCCTGAACATATCCAGAAAATTAAGGAAAAAAGTGTAAACTATTCTCCAAGAGTTATTGACGAAAACAAAGATTTTAATGATGTATCAGGGCTAATTACTTTAGAAACTCCAAAAAATCGTCCAATTTACGTGGGGGAACGTACAAATGTAATTGGTTCACGTATCTTTAAAAACTTAATTGCCAGCGAGAAATTTGACGAGGCGACAGAAGTTGCCAGACTTCAGATTAAGGGGCGTGCAGATGTAATTGATATTTGTCTTGCAAATCCAGACAGGGATGAAGTGGCAGACATGAAAGCTTTCTTAGATAAAGTGGCAAAATTTGCAAAAGTTCCGCTTATGATTGACTCAACTGATATAAATGTTATTAAGGAAGGTCTTACTTACTTGCAAGGGAAGGGAATTATAAATTCAATTAACCTTGAAGATGGGGAAAAGAAATTTGCTGATATGGCAAAAGTTATTAAGGATTTTGGGGCTTCTGTCGTTGTAGGCCTGATTGATGAGGAAGGAATGGCTGTTTCAGTTGAGAAAAAATTGAAAGTTGCTAGAAGAAGTTACGAACTTCTTACGAAAAAATATGGAATTGATGAAAGAGATATAATCTTTGACACATTAGTTTTCCCAGTTGCTACAGGAGATCAGAAGTATATTGGCTCTGCCACAGCAACAATTGAGGCAATTAGACAAATTAAAGCTGAAATGCCGAATGTAAAGACGATTTTAGGAGTAAGTAATGTTTCATTTGGACTGCCTGTCGCAGGAAGAGAAGTTTTGAATACTTATTATATGCAAAAAGCCTACGAAGCTGGACTTGACTATGCGATTGTAAATACTGAAAAAGTTATGCCAATGGACGAAATTTCAGATGAAGAAAAGGAATTGGCAGAAAATCTATTATTCCATACAAATGATGAAAATGTATCAAAATTTGCAAACTTCTACCGTGAGAAAAAAGCCATCCAAAAAGTGGTCGATACAAGCAACTTAACTACCGAAGAAAAAGTCTCAAATTTAGTTGTTGAAGGAAGTAAGAAAGATCTAATTGTCTATCTTGATGAATTACTTCAGAAATATTCTCCAATTGACATAATAAACGGTCCTCTTATGACTGGAATGGATGAAGTTGGAAGACTATTTAACAACAATGACTTAATTGTTGCCGAAGTGTTGCAAAGTGCAGAAGTTATGAAAGCCTCAGTTTCCCATCTGGAACAGTTTATGGAAAAAGATGAATCGTCTGTAAAAGGGAAAGTAATTATGGCAACAGTAAAAGGGGATGTTCACGACATTGGAAAAAATTTGGTCGGAATAATCATTGGAAATAATGGTTACGAAGTAATTGACTTAGGAATAAATACTCCTGCTGAAAAAATCCGTGAAGCAATTATTGAACATAAAGCAGACTTCTTGGGCCTTTCTGGACTTCTTGTAAAATCTGCCACAGAAATGGTAAATACTATGGGCGTTCTGCATGAAGCTGGTATTGATATTCCAATATTTGTAGGAGGTGCTGCACTTACGGAAAAATTTACTGTAAATAAAATTGAGCCTGCCTACAAAAATAATATTGTAATTTACTCAAGAGATGCAATGACTGCCCTTGCTGACTTGAATAAGATGATTGATGAGAAAAAATTTGAAGAATTTAAGGAATATTTACAAAAGCGTAGAGAACTTGTAACAATTAAAGATGCAAAAAAACTTGAACAGCTGAAAGTTAAACCAACGGTAAGTGATATTAAGGATGCTGACGGAACATTTGATTTTTCAAAAGTTGAACTTCCAAAATATGACTTTGAAAAAATTTATAAGCCACAAACATTAAATAAACAAATTATAACAAACATAAAAGCAAAAGATGTATTCCCATTCATAAATTTACAAATGCTAATTGGAAAACATCTTGGAATGAAATGGATTGTAAATAATCTAATTGAAAAGCAAGACCCTAGAACAATAAAATTATACAATGAAATTTTGGATATTATCGAAAATGGAGATGAATACTTTGATATAAAAGCTATCTACAAGTTTTTCCCTGTACGCCGAAAAGCTGGAGAAAGAAAGGAAGATTTCAAAATCGAAGTTTTATCAGATGACTTATCAACTGTTTTAGAAACTTTTGATTTCCCAAGACAAAAATACGGACAGTATTTATCATTAAATGATTATGTAA
Proteins encoded in this window:
- a CDS encoding tyrosine-type recombinase/integrase produces the protein MSNRDKDVEKEKVTENKDNIRNENLVMYVDKFLYYEEVILGKSFNTIRSYRRDLLQFMEYLNEYEEIHNFEEIEMMTFRSFIAYLNSPQKLAKEEDNKKKNSQKNTANTEIDNTELEIDRIKNIEDMEELNTKISVKPVSKRTINRKISALRTFFKYLQEIKVIETNKAAYINVPKFEKELPNVLNRDDLNRLRNVINTEKITGIRDRLIIELLYSSGLRSMELINLSEFMIDIEEREIRVIGKGDKERITFFSENAKKWLIKYIEEKKKQYENYTREVLIVNSKGKKLTTRSLRRLISAHAHEAGIQKEITPHVFRHSFATELLNNGVDIRYLQELLGHSSIATTQVYTHVSKAFLRDIYMSTHPLAKE
- the topA gene encoding type I DNA topoisomerase; the protein is MARKLVIVESPSKAKTIEKILGRNYEVVASYGHVIDLPKTKIGIDVENNFEPQYKVIKGKGEVLKKLKEKAKSANAVYLASDQDREGEAIAWHISNYIKQPDKVKRIEFNEITKTAVNNAIKNPRDINDNLVNAQQARRLLDRIVGYKISPLLWKIINRNASAGRVQSVALKLICDLEDEINAFVPQKYWEVSALIEKDINLNLVKIADEKVDKIFDEKVVKKLKKDLKNESLTLEKIEVKKKSQRPPLVFKTSTLQQLASSYLGYGASKTMRIAQQLYEGLAINGENKGLITYMRTDSTRISVDALNMAKDYITKNYGEKYVGKYIVKNSKSNVQDAHEGIRPSDINLVPDNIKAYLTNDQYRLYKLIWDRFLVSQFAAMQYEQMQINAVNGDYNFRGTINKVIFDGYYKIFKDEDEIKTGDFPELKEGNVHPIDKLNVEEGITKPPTRFSEATLVKKLESEGIGRPSTYASIVETLKSREYVELIEKRFHPTYLGYEVKDELVKNFKDIMNVKFTANMEKELDKVEEGTVEWIQLLRTFYGSLEKDIDKFEKEIDEIKNRRIVSDVLDSEGNPMILKTGLYGKYLISETNENEKISLKGIAISPEALKKGEVFVKEEVEKLQNNKKGILTDYFDEEGNRYVLKVGRFGEYLESENYEKDEKRMSLPAELKQKYKKGAVIELDGVLQINDEMKRLQEIDRKIIEEAGVCEFCGKPYEIKTGRFGKFLACTGYPECKTIKNIKTGKVTRVTEKAEKAKKTTKKATKKTTAKAKSTSIKAKKAVATRKSTAKKSK
- the dprA gene encoding DNA-processing protein DprA; the encoded protein is MEWLRLKEYGMKNAHIKKLMLIFQDFEELFYEENFKLFNDELKNQLEEAMKIDLKARLELYERNRVRIISANDKEYPKKLKEIKDFPVFLYLKGKKLKDYDKIKMDKDKISVDNRRNIAVVGTRRATKFGKTACEKIVNELVNYDVTLISGLADGIDTIALKTALDKEIEVVAVVGTGLDVVYPYENRNLWERISGTGTIISEYPLGTQPTRWTFPRRNRIIAGMSDGVLVAESFKKGGALITAELGFSMNREIFAVPGFINYPSFEGCNNLIKSNKAKLVTSADDIAEEFLWDIRKEKSKLQKLTEEEQIVFETIMEEVSFEQILQNVKEKIEKNKLFSIIMSLKIRGLITETNGAKYIRII
- a CDS encoding tetratricopeptide repeat protein — its product is MEKLRRITMGMLLLFFTTVVKANYYIAENTVTNSGGDATTVEEERTPPVVPPTTEADDNTKKALEPGTERDKPKEEKKTVDTGTMPATQTEDISTEAKYNSYANYENATLAKKSSSATFRMAQLYFRDGLYEKAVNLALKDEAPDIPVMYVIAIGSRLMGDNDKSIDYYTRILSQDENQAEAKLGIGIAYKSKGDFSKALGYLKDYNSKHFDDEVKKEIAVLNEILAGSR
- the asnS gene encoding asparagine--tRNA ligase; protein product: MLLELRELQKNTKEYLGKEIEINGWVKKIRSQKNFGFIELNDGTFFTGIQVVFDEELENFEEISKLTISTSVKVTGIVVESLGKGQAYEIKATKISVYQKADSNYPLQNKRHSFEFLRTIAHLRPRTNAFFATFRVRSILSYAIHKFFQEKNFVYVQTPIITGSDAEGAGEMFRLTTLDINNVPKTENGSIDFKQDFFGKEANLTVSGQLNVETFATAFKNTYTFGPTFRAEKSNTPKHAAEFWMMEPEIAFADLDVNMDVIEEMIKYIVNYVRENAKEEMEFFNQFVDKDLFNRLDTLVNNEFGRITYTEAIEILKNSKQKFEYEVEWGIDLQTEHERYLAEKHFKKPVFVTDYPKDIKAFYMKLNEDGKTVRAVDLLAPGIGEIVGGSQREDDYDVLLGKIHEMGLKEEDYWWYLDLRKYGSVPHSGFGLGFDRMLMYITGMTNIRDVIPFPRTTKNLEF
- the metH gene encoding methionine synthase is translated as MTKNKYKNSYNLLQNDLKNKILLLDGAMGTMIQQENLTADDFGGEKYEGCNDYLVLQKPDVIKNIHKKYLEAGSDIIETNSFGALDIVLKDYDLEDKAFEMNKAAAELVNEAIAEYRSEHPEVTRNLYVAGALGPSNKSISVTGGVTFEELIHSYYTAVSGLLAGGVDLILFETIQDTRNLKAAYLGLKKAMEENYTVPLMLSFTIESTGTTLAGQSADAFYYAVNHMNPFSVGLNCATGPEFMTQFLKTLNNISNTYISVYPNAGLPNEDGEYEETPDTLSAKIEPFFQNNYLNIVGGCCGTTPEHIQKIKEKSVNYSPRVIDENKDFNDVSGLITLETPKNRPIYVGERTNVIGSRIFKNLIASEKFDEATEVARLQIKGRADVIDICLANPDRDEVADMKAFLDKVAKFAKVPLMIDSTDINVIKEGLTYLQGKGIINSINLEDGEKKFADMAKVIKDFGASVVVGLIDEEGMAVSVEKKLKVARRSYELLTKKYGIDERDIIFDTLVFPVATGDQKYIGSATATIEAIRQIKAEMPNVKTILGVSNVSFGLPVAGREVLNTYYMQKAYEAGLDYAIVNTEKVMPMDEISDEEKELAENLLFHTNDENVSKFANFYREKKAIQKVVDTSNLTTEEKVSNLVVEGSKKDLIVYLDELLQKYSPIDIINGPLMTGMDEVGRLFNNNDLIVAEVLQSAEVMKASVSHLEQFMEKDESSVKGKVIMATVKGDVHDIGKNLVGIIIGNNGYEVIDLGINTPAEKIREAIIEHKADFLGLSGLLVKSATEMVNTMGVLHEAGIDIPIFVGGAALTEKFTVNKIEPAYKNNIVIYSRDAMTALADLNKMIDEKKFEEFKEYLQKRRELVTIKDAKKLEQLKVKPTVSDIKDADGTFDFSKVELPKYDFEKIYKPQTLNKQIITNIKAKDVFPFINLQMLIGKHLGMKWIVNNLIEKQDPRTIKLYNEILDIIENGDEYFDIKAIYKFFPVRRKAGERKEDFKIEVLSDDLSTVLETFDFPRQKYGQYLSLNDYVSPDGIDYIGFFVATAGEKSRLVSNELKEKGEFYRGHIVNSVGLELAEATSEYIHKMMRQDVGIIDKDITLNEILSAQYQGNRYSFGYPACPDLSDQRKLFNLLKPERYGISLTEEFMMYPEATVSAIVFSQPFCKYFNM